In Cryptomeria japonica chromosome 1, Sugi_1.0, whole genome shotgun sequence, the sequence GCATAGAAGATACTATAGAAATATAAGACTTTCTGACAAACTTGGAATCTCCAAGCCCAGGATAAAAAGTGAGATTtccatttgacaatttttttttctatttttccaaaCAACCAATTTCACATTTCTCTCAATGAGGGGTCTACAGAAAAGGGGATACCCAAATATCTTGACAAGCATGAAGAGGAAATGAATCAAAAGATATTACAGTGTCTTGTAGAAATGGCTCATACAAATTCTAGttcattttgatattttgattccTTGCCATCATATCCTCAAATCTTTCTAGAACATCAAATCGATTACTTGAATTCCCCTTAGGTAAATCCTTTTTTGATAGAGAACCATCTTCCCTTTATTGTGAGATATTATAGGAACAAATCCATTTTGAGTCAAATTGATTTGTAGTAATTGGGGCTTTTCTTTTGGCATTTCCATTTGCATTTACCCTAGGAGTACCTTGTTGGCAACAAGGAGTCTAAGAGATACATTTTGGATAAAATCTTTGAAGATGCCCATAATCATGACAAAGATGGCATTTGAATGGAAGGGATTCATAATTCACTTGTTAAATCTAATTCATATCCCCCAATTGAATTTCTAAACAATTAGGCAAAAAGTTATTGAGATCAATCTCCATATAAATATAGGCACAAATGGTAACCTTTCTCTCAAGCCTCTATTTAGAAGGGTCACAAGGTTTCCCAAGAATAACAACTATAGAATGAATAATATCAAATCTCCAGAATTCCCCGAGTAGCCTAAGGAGATGAACCCAAATAAGAATTTGAGAGGGAAACTCTTGTATTGGATCAAATCGAACATGTTGAATCTTGATAAACAAAATCACTTGATTATGAAAATATGACCCTCCTTAAAAAGCATGATGTCTATTAGCCATTTTAGTATATACTACAAAGAAAAAACGATTTGCTCAACCATAACAACCTTCAAATCTCCCTCAGGTTGTTGTGCATTATGAACCCAATTTTTCAAGAAAGGCAAGGTGACTCAAAAACCCATGAACATACAAATCAATGCATCTTTTTGATAAATAGGTACATCACCAACAATAATTTCAAGATTAATGACCACAATTGATCATTTAGCACTCTTTTTCAAATACCCATTCAATCTAGGATTGTTCTTCAATTTTGAAGAGCATCTAACATCATTGATAGCTTCCAAAAGAAAATTAACATCATTAACATGCTAAGATGTCAAACTCTCATCCATTCTAACCACATCTTTGAAGGAGACAGGTAAGGGTCCACTTGGACCCCCTTTAAAACTATCCATTACAAAATGTGCACCAACACCACACAATAATCCAAAAGGgaaaaaagataagataaaaggTAAGAAAGAATTTCCGCAACCTAGCATAACAGGCCCACATGCAACCCTTTGTCTCTCATACTTATGCCTAGGCTTAGGAATGTACAACAAAACAAAAAACCCACCAAATGAAATCCAACATGGTGACTAAACTCAAACAAGCTTGCAAATGCATTCTAGAACATGCACAAGAAGAACaagcacaaaaaattaaaaaaaaacctcaACCTGCCACACCTCACTTCCTAAATCGCCAAATCAATTCTTCCGGTCAAAATCTAAAATTAAGTATATTTATATATTACATTTATTTGCATATTTCAACATTTATTATTTGAGAGTATATTCAACCCACAAAACatcacaaaatattttttatttaatatcagTTGATATATGCTTATTCATATACATCTTCTTGCAAAAAGTCTTCATCTATAAATGTTGTTTTAAAGTAAGAACCATATTAATTTGATATCATATATCCTACAATAATTATTGGTGGTAGTTGTCTTCTAGCCTTGCATTCTAACCCCCGCAATTTTTCTAGCAAGAATGAGTGTAGTGTTCTCTTCATCATCATTCATGTTTTGTGGAAATTAGAATAAGAGaatttctattatttttatttctctttgGTTATAATAGAGAAATTTAGTGaatcttaagtatttcaaaatctttggaggCTTGATATCATATCGTCACTAGTCATCCTTATGATGGGGTTTTACATATTGAtaggaatttttttttatgttgaagCATGGAAAATGtacaaacaaaaacaatatcattaTAAGATTATTTTTAGATTAGTTgtgtatatttttatataaatattttagaTCACATGAAAACAAAGTGGAACATTGAATATGATGTGAAACATTATGCAAAATCATACACAACAAAtctaaaagaaatcttatttcaaAATGGATTGTGAAAAATTGATACCAAACAATATTGTTGTAGGTTAGACTGCAAAATTGAGAGGTTCAACTTGAACTGCAAGGGAAGTTCAACAATAATACGCATGGAAGTGAGAGGGAACTCGCATGATTGATGGCAAAGATTATGCTCTCAAAGGAATCAATGTAACCTTATTAGTTTAATGACAAACACCAGACTAAACAGCCTATTGGACAAAAAAACATCCTCTTTTTCGTATAAGAGCTCCTCTTCTTAATTTTGACAAGGAAGCTGGCTAAAACTTTTCTGCGATTTTTTGCATGAAGGCATTGACATTCTGAAAATCTATTTTGATCCATGAAGAATCAAATCCAAAGTGCCCATATTCTTCACCAATTTCTTTTGCCACAGCTCTGAATGCAAGCCCAAACAGATTACCAAAGTGAGCACCCAAAACAGGCCTCTGGCTCACACCCACAAGAAGAACATTCTTACTCCTAGGAAATGGACAGGCACACACCAGAGGCTTGGTCTTTGTCCCCTTCTCCCTCAATGCATCAATCACAAAGTGGCAAAACCTTATCAGAGCTTGAGGATAGCACATCAAACTCACATCCCCTGAATCCTCAAGCCTAATCCACCTGAATCCTCTTGTGCTCTTGATAAAACCCCTCTTAGTCATGGCAAAGCTTCCCTGCCTAAAAATGGAGCTCTGAACAGCAACACCCATCTTTAATCCCTTCTCTAGTTCCCCCAAATTGCTCAAAGAAAGGCAAGAACATGCTAACCAGAACTGCTCTGAAATGGATTTCTTGCTCTCATCTCTCCATGACTCTATTAGAGCAGTCACTCCACATACAAAATCAGCAGCACAGATCTGAGATGTATAGCCATGGTGCCTTTGGAAGCTTCTGTAGTAGAGATCATTAAGCCCATACTGTGAAGAGAACTTCTCAATCTCCAGCTTGAGTCTCTTCTTGGAATCCCTACTCATGTACCTGAACTTCTGCTGTGATTCTGTCAGAGGAATACCCATCTGTGCAAGCAGCAACTTCATTCTTTTCATTCCATTCTCACTCCATGTCTTGAGCTTTGTTGCAACATAGGGTGAGCATTGCATTGAATCAAACAGATTCCACTCTCTCAGAAGCACAACCTTAGGTTCCTCTTGGTATGTTATTCTGCAATGATCTGGAGCCCTGACCTTTGTACCATCCTTGAGAGTAGCAGAAGTTACCATTTCTAAATGCCCTGCACTGTTCACATGCTGTTCAAGTTCCATAACCCCAGATATATATCTTTCATTTGTGATTCTGTCATGGACAAACTGATCAGTCAGAGAAACACATGCCAACCAAAGCAACTCATCAGTGTTGGTGTGGGTCAAGTAAGCCATGTCAAACATCAACATCCCAGAAGGCCTACCATAAAATTTGCCTGATCTGTAATACTTGCTCCTGcatttcttcaacaatttcattGCTGCAATATCATCTTCTCCACTTTCGCCCAATCTCCTCCTCTTGCTGGTTCTATTCTCCTCTTCAtcactgtcatcagagtcatcactCTCACTATCATctccttcctcatcatcatcactGTCAAAAGCTGCAGTATTTGCCAGAGCAGAGACATCAAAATCATAAGCCAAATCCCCATGATTCTCATCTTCTCGAGTATAGAGCACAATTACATTCTTATTAAGTTTATGGAGATTGTGCAAGTGAATTGGGCGATGGCTATCTATGACAAACATCCTAATTTTGGGACCCAACTTAAAAAATCTTCTTAAATCCTCTGAACTTCCACAATTTATGAGCAAAACAGCCAGTGGGTCATTCTGTGAAATCAATTTTTTGCCCGCTaattcaatcagatcttcaaatgATGAAACTGGAAAGCATGAATATCTGAGGCCATCTTTTGCACAAATTGAGATTATAATCTTGAGTGCACAGAGTGAATCTGCATCTGTTGTTGATGGGTATATGTGCAAAGGGTAATGGGATATAGCTGTTCGTGCAGCAGCCCTAAGCTTCTTATAGAATTCGCTTATACTAGTTTCTCTTACCATGGCTGCCCGTGTATCAGGACACTACAATGTATATTCATGTTTCTCTCCATTTGATTTGCATGGCGCCTGCAAAAGATTATAAGGATATAATTTCCAAGAGTTATGTTTTACCAAACGGCATATCGTATAGTTAACATGAAAATCATTCTTTGCTTATCCCATTTAACATTAATATCTCTAAGAAATTCATTATTGCCGTTAGGTTTAACTATTTATAGAtgttttattttcaaatatttcaCTTTATTTACAGAAACTATTTGATGTGGGATACATTTAGTTTAATTTGAAAAACCAAAAGAATAGgtataatattttcacattttataaTAGTATTTGAAATTGtgtttgaatcttattgtattgTTAATCTTTTGAATCATATTTTCTAGTTTCTAATTTGAAAGATGAATACATTTGCAATTTTAAAGCAATTCTCAATATAAGTAAAGGTTAAGTCTTATAAGTCTTATAATATTTTATGAATGGGTATTAACAatattattcaaatattttttttggaaatCAAATAAATAAGGTTGTTTTCATACTTTCAGAATTGAATAGGGTGTGTTCTTAAATAGAATTCTCTAGTAAACATAATATGTTTCTTCTGTAGGATTTGATAAGTGTAATAATTTCAACAAGCATTACGAGttgataaaattagggttttggttaTTTTTAATTAGATTTGACACTAACTCAATTAAAAATATAAACTAATATTTAGCTCTAACAATTCAATTTGTTTTAATATTAACTCCTAGTGTGACAAATTTTTTGATTCATCCAGAGTTTATAAAATATTAATTACTCAAAGTTTATAAAATAAAGAAATCTTTTATAGAACTTTTGAGCTCAAAATAAAGTGAAta encodes:
- the LOC131063194 gene encoding uncharacterized protein LOC131063194 translates to MVRETSISEFYKKLRAAARTAISHYPLHIYPSTTDADSLCALKIIISICAKDGLRYSCFPVSSFEDLIELAGKKLISQNDPLAVLLINCGSSEDLRRFFKLGPKIRMFVIDSHRPIHLHNLHKLNKNVIVLYTREDENHGDLAYDFDVSALANTAAFDSDDDEEGDDSESDDSDDSDEEENRTSKRRRLGESGEDDIAAMKLLKKCRSKYYRSGKFYGRPSGMLMFDMAYLTHTNTDELLWLACVSLTDQFVHDRITNERYISGVMELEQHVNSAGHLEMVTSATLKDGTKVRAPDHCRITYQEEPKVVLLREWNLFDSMQCSPYVATKLKTWSENGMKRMKLLLAQMGIPLTESQQKFRYMSRDSKKRLKLEIEKFSSQYGLNDLYYRSFQRHHGYTSQICAADFVCGVTALIESWRDESKKSISEQFWLACSCLSLSNLGELEKGLKMGVAVQSSIFRQGSFAMTKRGFIKSTRGFRWIRLEDSGDVSLMCYPQALIRFCHFVIDALREKGTKTKPLVCACPFPRSKNVLLVGVSQRPVLGAHFGNLFGLAFRAVAKEIGEEYGHFGFDSSWIKIDFQNVNAFMQKIAEKF